The genomic DNA CAACAATTAGAAGCTAAAGACCTCTCTGGCGACCAATGATGCCCACCTCCCTTAACAACGCCAAACACGAAGAAGCGGTTGACGCCTCCTGGGCCGCGACACGGGGTGCGGTCTCTGGCGCGCTGAAGTGGGGGGTTGCGACGGCGGTGCTGGGCGGGTTGGGGTATGCTTTCTCGCCGGTGTACAGGGGTTTGACTATTCAGTTCAAGGTGTAAGGTGTCCCCTCCAACCTGGTGTGGAATATGGAAGTGCTGATGTGAGGAAATAGGTACATCCAAATGTCGGGCATGGTCCTAGGCAGCATGCTCGAAGCGGATGCTAGGCTGAGGGAGTATGAAGCCCAAATGAGGctgcggaggaggctgatgaAG from Podospora pseudoanserina strain CBS 124.78 chromosome 2, whole genome shotgun sequence includes the following:
- a CDS encoding hypothetical protein (EggNog:ENOG503P5S4), with product MMPTSLNNAKHEEAVDASWAATRGAVSGALKWGVATAVLGGLGYAFSPVYRGLTIQFKVYIQMSGMVLGSMLEADARLREYEAQMRLRRRLMKEQAMWASFEERYGKEEEDD